A region of Coregonus clupeaformis isolate EN_2021a unplaced genomic scaffold, ASM2061545v1 scaf0228, whole genome shotgun sequence DNA encodes the following proteins:
- the LOC121558169 gene encoding mitochondrial assembly of ribosomal large subunit protein 1, translated as MCVLNCSRQFLSQILSHNVLRGYTGVVRGTCLISKARRSTGFLYPRYTCLASQQLHPHLSEFHNGIKRYYADLHSEENVSKLNSPGRLLAQQDAYEMESDSSQRNPQEDFNIDVLVSLLRQENAADICVIKVPEDIKYTDYFIVVSGSSPRHLRAMALYAIKVYKYMKKDGDPHAKIEGKDADDWMCVDFGSMVVHFMLPETREVYELEKLWTLRSLDEQLSSIPVETLPEDYIFGANVNVTM; from the exons ATGTGTGTACTAAATTGTTCTAGGCAATTTCTCTCTCAGATACTTTCACATAATGTTCTTCGAGGGTATACCGGTGTCGTTAGAGGTACGTGTTTAATTTCAAAAGCGCGGCGCAGCACAGGGTTTTTGTATCCACGTTACACTTGTCTTGCCTCTCAGCAATTGCATCCACATCTCTCTGAATTTCACAACGGTATTAAAAGATATTACGCCGATTTACATAGTGAAGAGAATGTTTCAAAGTTGAACAGCCCTGGCAGGCTTCTGGCACAACAAGATGCATATGAGATGGAGAGTGACTCAAGTCAAA GAAACCCTCAGGAGGACTTTAACATCGACGTGTTGGTGTCCCTTCTCCGCCAGGAGAATGCAGCAGACATCTGTGTCATCAAGGTGCCTGAGGACATCAAGTACACAGACTACTTCATCGTTGTCAGCGGGTCCTCCCCAAGGCACCTCCGTGCCATGGCGCTCTATGCCATTAAAGTG TACAAATATATGAAGAAAGATGGGGACCCACATGCGAAGATTGAGGGAAAGGATGCAGACGACTGGATGTGCGTTGACTTCG GAAGCATGGTGGTCCACTTCATGCTACCAGAGACCAGAGAGGTGTATGAACTGGAGAAGCTGTGGACACTACGTTCTCTTGATGAACAGCTGAGCTCCATCCCTGTTGAGACGCTCCCAGAGGACTACATATTTGGAGCCAATGTCAATGTCACCATGTGA